attattattattatttagcaAAAATCAATTGCATACCAACTAATGTTGTTAATTGCCATCttgcaaatttttttatgtagCTAAAGTATATCCAAAAtcttattaaaatataatttatgttGTTGGCCGTAAAATTACTTACTAATTATTATGATTTGTGATGAATAGTATCTTTTGTTTAAATAAAACCTTTTCTTTTTACGATGAAACGTATGTGTTTATTATTTATgtgtgttttaattttttttagttataaattttaatgtttaaacTTTTTTGCGAACTTTTAACGATAAATCATAACTCCGCCTATGTTACACTTGCGGTACATAACCGGTCCCAAGCCcggataaaggaggagggttgtgttaggtcttcggcaaccaacataaaaacatagccgaacccccatgacatgaaccaaagacattattgcgttaaagctaggtcgttgcccggaagcaacgcgtcgtatggctcgagtacggtgtcaaagcaagagccgctgcatcggtgtccggatgtagtgttaaatgagcaaggGTTCTCGCGTTTCCGTGAACGGACGAGGataaataagctagttcacaaagtaaaaggtaaaggtcgaaacgacagaaggttgagatttgggacatggaacataggcactctaacaggaaagtccatggaggtggtggacaccatgacaaggaggaagattaacattatgtgcctacaagaaacgaaatgggttggtgcaaaggctagggagttggatacttctggtttcaaactttggtatacaggaaaggtgaagaataggaatggggttggaataattgtggataagcagtggaagaggaacgtagtggatgtcaagagggtgggagatcggatcatctctatcaaacttgtggtggagggaggtgctttccatgtgattagcgcctatgcaccgcaagtgggttcggacgaacaacacaagataaaggttttggttcaaggcatacctttgggagattttcttaggagagatttaaatggccatgttgggagaagtgactggatatgggagtattcacggaggccatggtttcggggtgatcaatgccgagggtaaaactattttggacttttcttcaacctttgatcttctcatcgcaaatacatgttttaaaaagagagatgaacatcttataacctataagagtggcatgacaagctctcaaatcgacttcttcttgttgaggagagtcgaccggaaattttgcattaactgtaaaatcattccgggagagagtttgacaacacaacatagggtgcttgtcatggattttcgcgttgagcaaaagttgaggaaaagacattatacgaagaacccaaggacgaggtggtggcggatgaaaggtgaggaacagAGAAActtcctaagacgggtaggagaagaggcaaagtgggagGGGAACGAAAGTGCGGAAaagatgtggagggagatggcagaagttattagaagaacagcaaaataaagttttggtgaatctaaaggaataggaccaagagacaaggagtcctggtggtggaatgcgagtatacaagaaaagataaagataaaaagggaatgctttaaagagtggtctttatgccgcaatgcagataattggaaaaaatataaggtggctaagaaagagacaaaagtggctgtaagtgaagcaaaaacaagagcatatgagggtctctaccagtctttgggcacaaaagaaggagaaaaaggtatatatagaatcgcaaagagtcgggaaagaagaacgagagatttggatcaggttaagtgcataaaggataaggatggagaggtgttggctcaagaggagaagattaatgaaaggtggaagagttacttctacgagttatttaatgagggacagaagactcttccgagccttggtcgattatgcacaagggaagaagatcaaaactttgactactatcgaaggattcgagacttcgaggtaaaagacgctttaaagcagatgaaaaatggcaggacagtaggacctgataatatcccgattgaggtttggaaaggtcttggagaaaaaggcatcaactggttaaccaagctttttaatgagattttaaggtcaaagaagatgcctgatgagtggagaaagagcacattgatacctatctacaagaataaaggggatatacaaagttgcagaaattatagagggattaagcttatgagtcatactatgaagttatgggaaagggtgatagaaaggaggttgagaaaagagacacaagtaacagagaatcaatttggatttatgccaggaagatctaccactgaagcgatatacctattaagaaggatgatggagaggtatcgtagtagTAAAAGGGAcctacatatggtgtttattgatttggaaaaagcgtatgatagggtaccaagggaagtcttatggaaggttttagaaaagaggagagtaaggatcgcatatattcgggcaattaaggacatgtatgatggggccacaactagtgtgaagactcaaggtggtgtgacggaagaattccctattggtataggattacaccaaggatcatccttaagcccataccttttcacattagtcctGGAAGTcctcacagagcacatccaagagcctgtgccatggtgcatgctttttgccgatgatatcgtccttatgggagagtcaagggaagacctaaataagaagttggaattatggagagaagctttagaagtgtatggtctgcgcataagccgtagcaagacggcatatatggaatgtaagttcagttCGGGAAGGAAAAAccccaatatagaggtgaaggttggagaaaacatcctagtaaaggttaaaagttttaagtatcttgggtgcatcatacaggataatggagagattgaacaggatgtaaatcataggatccaagcaagttggtcaaaatggcggaatgcatctggttttatatgcgacaaaaaagtgcctttaaaacttaaaggtaaattctatcgcaccgctataagaccggctatgctgtatggtacggagtgttgggcggctaaaggggagcacgaacataagctgagtgtggcagagatgaagatgttaagatggatgagtggtcacacgcgattggataaaataaggaatgaagatataagggagagagttggagtagcacccattgtggaaaagatggttgaatcgcgtctcaggtgggttggacatgtgagaagaagaccgatagaacatccagtcaggagggtagatgagatggaagatggacaaagggcgaaaggcaaaggaagacctaagaagactatccatgaggtggtcaaacgagatctacatgtaaacggtctctctgtagacatgatacatgacagagcacaatggcgtcatttgattcatgtagccgaccccacttagtgggacaaggctttgttattgttgttgtttgtttTAACGATAAATCATAGATAagttattatataaaaattatgaaatttttcaattttgttaatctaaaaattattaaatttaaatatttaaaattatatattaaaattttaataattttattttatatttaagcAATATTGAtcaagaaaaattcgaaaacaTAACCTCTATATTCGGAAGAGGAGATAAATGTCATTTGAGCTACACCTAATGGGCTTGTAAATTCACCTTATACATAtctatatgcaaataaatttccAAATCTCTTTTTTGGGGACAAGAAATTTCTGAACTTTGACTGAATTTTGTGAGAACGAATGCTTCCATGTGAATTCACATGAGCTGTAATTCGAGTTATTTGAGTGAGTTGTTTGTTTGGGTATTGAAATTTAGTAATCATATATTTAGGAGAACGAAAATTATTCAAATCTTACGACAACAGCATCAACCGTCATTTCCTGATTTCGTTAGTGTGGTTAAAGCTGATTAATAGTTGCAAACTACGAAAACAAATAAAGCAGAGATGCAATGTTGTGTGTGCCGAACTGCCGAAAACTGAATTCTCTCATCTTCAAAAAGTTCATAGTGCAACTTAATactgaaatcaatcaaataaGATAATACATATAAGTGAAGAATAACAAAACAATTGTATATTCCTAATGTTCTATACAACCCTAATCTAACTCCCTGTCCTCTTCCTTTTGACTCAAATAATTTCAATCATGAAATTGAAATCCAAGACCAAAACACCCATTAGATGGTACAAAATCCACGGCACTTCAATTCCTCCCTCCACAATCAGGTATAGTGAAACAAATCAAGAAATGACACTTCCTCTGttcccttttatttttcactttttagTACATTCTTATATCAATATATACACTGATTAAAGAATGTACTTTAAAACAACAGTGACAGATAAAATGAAACGGAGAGAGTACTAACAATTTGGTCCAGTTTCAATTGTTTCACATCCCCACTAGAACCAAACAGCTCAATATAATTTGTTAAACCAAGAAGGTGGTGAAGATTCTCCTAATCTAGGCATAAAAGCTTCCCTTTCTAAAGATACCTGAAGACCAGCCATTATCCTCACAATACATGACCAAAGAACTGGCGCAGCACAAAAAGCGTAAGCAAACACACACAAGGCCCTCACCACGCCATCCGGATACCAAGGAAACGCCATGACCATTAAGGACCCAAcgatccccagcaacggcgccacaACAGGCAACATTGGTAGCAGAAAGGCATTAGTCGCAATCGAGCATAGCGCAAAGACACTGAGTATGTACAGGGCCCAGCCTAGTAGAGGGTGAATAGTGTGAGGGATGATGAAGAAAGGTGTTGTGTATGCAGCAAGGATTGTCCACAATGCCACTAGTTTGAGGATACTTTGCACAATGATGACACTCTTATCGAAGCGCCGGTAGCAGAGCTTCGAGAGGCTTGGCCTAGCCAAACGAGTCATCGCTATTAGTCCGATATATATTGCAGATTGGATAAATACCACAGCCATCTCTGCAGCATACCTGCATTGGTAATAATGTCAATTTCTTGCAATAACTTGCATCAACAATTTACCTTCTAAGCCAATTTTGCAATAATTTGCATTTTTAAAGAGCATGATATGGTTACAAAAAAACAAAATGTTAATGTCAATAAGACTAGCATCATTAGAATcaattaaaatcaaagaaacaaaacaaaatgaaTACAAAGATTTTGGACCTTACCCCAAAGTTTGACGACGTTGTTCATGCCACTGGAGACCTAATGGAAGCACCGGCCATGACCACCAATACCACGGCTTCAACCACGGTGCCCCTGGGAACGTGATCACACTGTTTGGTCCACAGGGTATGCTCCATCGAAGTTTAAGATCTGAATTAAAATCAGCATTAACATTAACTTAGATTCCACTAATTAAGATTTGGAGTTTTATAAAAAACTATATGAACATTTTAGTTTTCATAATTGCTGTAATCATGTGCTTACAGTAGTAAGAAGCATCCATTTGATAACCCAAAGGAAGTCTATAAGTTCCTTGAAGCTTGGAGCCATTTGGATTTGGAAGGAACATTGGCCTATAAAGCAACTCTGGGAAGTAACTAGCTATGAAACCTTGGTCTGCACCATCTGGATTCTCTCTCCCATTTTGTAATTCATGAACCATGTCCTTGAACACTGCACTTGATGGCTGCAGATATATCAAATAATTAGAATCCGTGTCATAACCCTTCTACATACATAATTTGCAAGGGTACTAAATCTCTAATACTTCTGAATTTTCTCTCCTAATATTCAAATTAGTTCATGAAATATCATGCTTGAGTTAACTTGCCAATTTGGTCCCTGAAATATATTAATGTGAATTAAGTTGGTCTTTCAGTTAACTTTTTGTTGACGTGTTATCGTTAAACGTCTATTACCTTATTCGCTAGCAACACGTTGTCAACAAGAAATTAATTGAATGACCAAATTGACTTATGTTGGTAtctttcagaaaccatgaatcTTTGAGAGACTAAATTAATTCATGTGATTTTTCCAGGACCATTTTAAACATTAGCCCTTTATAAATAGGATCATAATAACTTCCGAATATAGGCATAACAAGTTAAGATTTAAGAAATGTCATATGTAATGTTACTTAATCTCAATGGTGGTAACTGGTATGTTTAATTTGTTCTATTTATACATtatgattatttattttaaaattgtttggTGGTGTGGGTACCAAACTAAAGTTGGTCAGTGTTTTTCATCCCAAACTAACCTGTTTTCAAGCGGAGCCAAATCCACTCTCTCAATTGATACTTTCTCTAGAACATTCCGGAGGGTCATAGTGCATACCTCTACCACTATGCTAACACTATTGTTGGTATAACTAAACCGTTTATTTTTTTTGGGCAGCACTAAACCGTTTCAATTAAGGAAAATATAACATGATTTTTTACCAAAGAGTTAAACCATTTTATTTCGTTTGACAACAactttcaaatattttttttcttgtttaaaGATATATCCAACACCGAATGGGCAACACTTATGTGAACGTAGTTGCAcgtttttctaattttcttaGATATTTTGTCCATAATTATTAGTGCGGGCACTGTGGAAGTAAAAGGATACAAGGGGCCCCATTAAGAATGTGGAAATTTGAGACATAATGCAGTTCAAAAGTTGGCGTGGataaactattttaatttaCCTGGAGGACGAAGAGACCAGTGTGGAAGACGCAAGGGTTGATGAAGACAGCACAAAATTGTCCACACTGAAACAATTCATCGGTTCTCTGGAGAAAAAGATTGTCTGCATCCAACATGACGACCCTATCGTACTCCACCAGGTTCCACGCGTACAATTTGTTGAGCGATAACTTGAACCTTTTGTCGAAGTTGTCTTGGTGTTTGTAAGGGTTCTCAAAGTTCTCTACTCTCACTACCTTCGCACCATCTTCCTTTTCACTGCCACAAACAAATCTCTTACATTCAATAATTGTCTTGTATATCTTATCATCTTATACAAACAAAAACATATACCAGATGCTATCAGCTTTAAAATTTGCCAAAATATTATGTAAAAAGTGTTGAATgaatataaaaatcaattaatttatgtatatttatataatttaatttattctagTGAAATATCaaacattttaattttatattgataaCTAATTTTGTATATATGTGGCATAATTAATATTATGCAGACttaaaaattgtaattaaattactttaacaataattatttataattgaaaaaaactGATATGAAAGCAAATTATTTACATTGGCTTAACTTACTGATATGAATTCTAGTAATTAGGCAAATCAAAAAAACTGTCAGAAAATATTATTATTCACCtatttctaattaattaatttaaattttttaagaaagTGATTTATTAGCATAATATTAAttctcaaaagaaaaaaattgacatCAGAttaagaaaaagggaaaaaaattatacaaaatttataCAAATCTAAAATTAATCTAACTTAAGAAAACACAGtccaaaaataattatttatttacttttacttatcaacttaaatttaaaaaaaagttaaaattaaaaaataagattagGCGGTTCGCCAACTACTCTATTAAAGGTtgagaaaaaaatcaaataagacaAAATTCTCAGCAAACCTGCTCATCTATTCGATTAGTTAAGACTTTCGAGTACACAAAATCAACGAGTTATTATTAGTAACGATTTAACATTTACTAATATTTTATACActtaatattatcaaaatataacaatttttaaaaattatcaaaCCCAGGATGTGGGACGAGAAAAATAAGTGTGTATACCTAAGAAGTTCATaatttagtaaataaataacaatcatatatatattaaaattaattattaatataaaatacacattaaaatttaaatatatattaaaattaaattaaattatatatatttatatataaatatataattaatttagtagttaatttttaatatgcatatagtatttttttacaaaataagGATTCATGTAGTACACAATTTGAACCGAGATATTCTTATTAGTAGGactattttcaaaatttttgagaaATTTAACAAGTTATTTTGATAATAAGAAAAGCAAAATTCGAAtatgctttttcttttctatttccTTTTTTATATGGCATGGCCCTATTATGATGGACCACTAACGGGCA
Above is a genomic segment from Arachis stenosperma cultivar V10309 chromosome 1, arast.V10309.gnm1.PFL2, whole genome shotgun sequence containing:
- the LOC130936608 gene encoding putative glucuronosyltransferase PGSIP8: MEGWGNGTSNARWLVLLLVVVAVVCAEKKNENKNAYATMMYVGTPRDYEFYIAVRVLLRSLAKLRVQADLVVIASIDVPPRWIRAFEKEDGAKVVRVENFENPYKHQDNFDKRFKLSLNKLYAWNLVEYDRVVMLDADNLFLQRTDELFQCGQFCAVFINPCVFHTGLFVLQPSSAVFKDMVHELQNGRENPDGADQGFIASYFPELLYRPMFLPNPNGSKLQGTYRLPLGYQMDASYYYLKLRWSIPCGPNSVITFPGAPWLKPWYWWSWPVLPLGLQWHEQRRQTLGYAAEMAVVFIQSAIYIGLIAMTRLARPSLSKLCYRRFDKSVIIVQSILKLVALWTILAAYTTPFFIIPHTIHPLLGWALYILSVFALCSIATNAFLLPMLPVVAPLLGIVGSLMVMAFPWYPDGVVRALCVFAYAFCAAPVLWSCIVRIMAGLQVSLEREAFMPRLGESSPPSWFNKLY